The nucleotide window GGCGCGATCACGCACAAGCGCGGCTCAGCCGCCGAGACAAGGAGACCTCCCATAGCACCATGGTTCAGATCACGTTCATCACTAACGGCGGCAAGACGGTGGAGGCGGCACCCAACAGTAATCTGCTTCGCGTTTCGCTTCGGGAGAAGGGCGGCATTCCCTTCAAGTGCGGCGGCGGGCTGTGCGGCACTTGCCGTTGTCGCGTGGAAGCCGGACGCGAGCATACCGACGACGTGAAGCCCAAAGAGCGCCGTCATCTCAGTCCGGAGGACCTCGCGAACGGTTACCGAATGGCCTGTCAGACGTTCGTCAATGGCGATGTGAGCGTGTCATGGTGAGCGAATCCTGCGTCATGGGCGCGCCGTTCGGCGCATTGTCGCCGGACTGGCAACGTCGGATGCTGGCGCTCGGCCCACGCTGGAACGACGACATCATCGCCCACCGCAAGGCGGTCATCGATTGTTACACGCCGATATTGGCGGTCGCGCCCAAGAGTCCGCACGTGGAGCGCAAC belongs to Pandoraea pnomenusa and includes:
- a CDS encoding 2Fe-2S iron-sulfur cluster-binding protein; its protein translation is MVQITFITNGGKTVEAAPNSNLLRVSLREKGGIPFKCGGGLCGTCRCRVEAGREHTDDVKPKERRHLSPEDLANGYRMACQTFVNGDVSVSW